One region of Clostridia bacterium genomic DNA includes:
- a CDS encoding homocysteine synthase produces the protein MSERKFNFDTLQVHAGQKADPTTGSRAVPIYQTTSYVFENVEHAANLFALKEPGNIYTRIMNPTTDVFEQRVAALEGGVGALAVASGSAAVTYAILNIAGTRDEIVSASTLYGGTYNLFKSTLPKYGINTTFVDSDEPENFRKAINSRTKALYIETIGNPGINLTDIEAIAKIAHENGLPLIVDNTFGTPYLIKPIEFGADIIVHSATKFIGGHGTSIGGIIVDSGSFDWAGSGKFPGLTEPDPSYHDVSYSETFGAAAFIVKARVQLLRDTGACISPFNAFLLLQGLETLSLRVERHVSNAKRVAEFLSSHPLVTWVNYPSLEDSKYYKLAQKYLPKGAGSIFTFGIKGGVEAGKKFIDSLEIFSLLANVADAKSLVIHPASTTHAQLSEADQKAAGVLPDMIRLSIGIEDVEDLIWDLDQALRKSIE, from the coding sequence ATGAGTGAAAGAAAGTTCAATTTTGATACGCTGCAGGTCCATGCAGGACAGAAGGCGGACCCTACTACGGGATCCAGAGCGGTGCCCATTTACCAGACCACATCCTATGTTTTTGAAAATGTTGAGCATGCTGCCAACCTCTTTGCCCTCAAAGAGCCCGGAAATATCTATACTAGGATTATGAACCCTACTACTGATGTATTCGAACAGCGCGTGGCTGCATTGGAAGGCGGGGTAGGTGCTTTGGCTGTAGCGTCCGGTTCAGCTGCTGTTACCTATGCGATTTTGAACATTGCAGGGACGAGAGATGAAATCGTATCGGCCAGTACGTTGTATGGCGGAACCTACAACCTGTTCAAATCCACTCTGCCTAAGTACGGGATAAATACCACATTCGTCGATTCCGATGAGCCGGAAAACTTCAGGAAAGCAATCAACAGCCGTACAAAAGCGCTCTACATAGAAACAATCGGAAATCCCGGCATCAATCTGACAGACATAGAAGCAATTGCTAAGATTGCCCATGAAAACGGCCTGCCCCTTATCGTAGATAATACCTTCGGGACGCCTTACCTGATCAAACCGATCGAATTCGGTGCCGATATTATTGTGCATTCCGCAACTAAGTTTATTGGAGGCCATGGTACTTCCATCGGAGGCATCATTGTAGATTCCGGCAGCTTTGACTGGGCAGGCAGCGGCAAATTTCCAGGCCTTACCGAGCCGGACCCCAGCTACCATGATGTCAGCTATTCTGAAACCTTTGGAGCAGCCGCCTTTATTGTAAAGGCAAGAGTCCAGCTGCTTAGGGATACCGGTGCCTGCATCAGTCCCTTTAACGCATTTTTATTGCTGCAAGGGCTGGAAACTTTGTCCCTTAGGGTGGAAAGGCATGTATCCAATGCAAAACGGGTAGCAGAGTTTCTTTCAAGCCATCCCCTGGTGACCTGGGTGAACTATCCCAGCTTGGAGGACAGCAAATACTATAAGCTAGCACAAAAATACCTTCCTAAGGGAGCGGGTTCCATCTTTACCTTTGGTATAAAGGGCGGTGTGGAAGCAGGGAAGAAGTTCATTGACAGCCTGGAGATCTTTTCGCTTCTGGCCAATGTGGCAGATGCTAAGTCTCTGGTCATTCATCCAGCCAGCACCACTCATGCCCAACTCTCAGAAGCTGACCAAAAGGCGGCAGGAGTATTGCCGGACATGATTCGACTGTCAATAGGTATTGAGGATGTTGAGGACTTGATTTGGGATCTGGATCAGGCTTTAAGAAAGTCAATCGAATAG
- the metF gene encoding methylenetetrahydrofolate reductase [NAD(P)H], with protein sequence MKIKELFNNKPVISLEIFPPKPEASIDTVLDTIAALSDLKPGFISVTYGAGGSSRAHTVKIADIIKNKYNIEALAHLTCIGSKKEDIECTLKQLRESNIENVLALRGDIPEVESFTTSGNFHYRYAKDLITHIKSSDFCIGAACYPEGHIECRDISAGMEHLKQKVECGADFLITQLFFDNNLFYSFLEKLDILGVSLPVSAGIMPVINKKQIERITGLCGASLPVKFKRILDKYGDNPEALKEAGIAYATEQIIDLLSSDADGIHLYTMNRPEVARKIVSHISNIRSSFAK encoded by the coding sequence ATGAAGATAAAGGAACTATTTAACAACAAACCGGTTATATCCCTGGAAATATTCCCGCCAAAACCAGAAGCCTCAATAGATACTGTACTTGATACCATAGCTGCACTGTCAGACTTGAAGCCGGGTTTTATAAGCGTAACCTACGGTGCTGGCGGCAGCAGCAGAGCTCACACAGTGAAAATTGCTGATATTATTAAAAACAAATATAACATAGAGGCTCTTGCACATCTCACCTGTATAGGTTCAAAAAAGGAAGATATTGAATGCACGCTTAAACAACTGAGGGAAAGCAATATAGAAAACGTTCTGGCACTCAGGGGAGATATTCCTGAGGTCGAAAGCTTCACCACCTCAGGTAATTTCCACTACAGATATGCAAAGGACCTTATAACCCATATAAAAAGCTCTGACTTCTGTATCGGTGCAGCCTGCTACCCCGAAGGTCATATCGAATGCCGCGATATTTCTGCAGGTATGGAGCACCTTAAACAGAAGGTTGAATGCGGAGCTGACTTTTTAATAACACAGCTTTTCTTTGATAACAATCTCTTTTACTCTTTTCTGGAAAAGCTTGATATACTGGGGGTTTCATTGCCTGTTTCCGCAGGTATAATGCCGGTAATAAACAAAAAACAGATTGAACGTATAACAGGCTTATGCGGCGCCTCACTCCCGGTTAAGTTCAAGCGTATCCTGGACAAATACGGAGATAACCCTGAAGCATTGAAGGAAGCGGGCATTGCCTATGCAACAGAACAGATAATAGACCTTCTCTCCTCCGACGCAGACGGAATACATCTATATACGATGAATCGCCCTGAGGTAGCAAGGAAAATAGTATCCCACATATCAAACATAAGAAGTTCTTTCGCAAAATAG
- a CDS encoding vitamin B12 dependent-methionine synthase activation domain-containing protein, whose product MYIDRKEALRYMGYRGQKIADNLQCLLDDCIDEVMDISKNSFIYEIFDIERREDGLCMKGSTLILRGEAIHAHLQKAEKCAVMAVTLGLEVDRRIAFYSKTDLTKSLVFDACAAAAVESLCDIVQSEIASKAMTMELEITSRFSPGYGDFSIDIQREIAKVLKTYEKIGLSVNESSIMIPRKSVTAVISLQYDKCSVKSHKCNNCEDKYCLYRKDGADDEQQA is encoded by the coding sequence ATGTACATAGATAGAAAAGAGGCCCTGAGATATATGGGATATCGAGGGCAGAAAATAGCTGATAACCTGCAATGCCTCTTGGATGACTGCATTGATGAGGTTATGGATATATCAAAAAATAGCTTTATATACGAGATCTTTGACATAGAGAGAAGGGAAGACGGCTTATGCATGAAAGGGTCTACTCTTATCCTGCGTGGAGAAGCTATTCATGCACATCTGCAGAAAGCTGAAAAGTGTGCGGTAATGGCAGTGACTCTGGGCCTTGAGGTAGATAGGCGCATAGCCTTTTATTCAAAGACAGACCTGACAAAAAGCCTGGTATTCGATGCATGTGCCGCAGCAGCGGTGGAATCCCTGTGTGATATTGTTCAGAGCGAGATAGCATCAAAGGCTATGACTATGGAGCTTGAGATTACGTCAAGATTCAGTCCTGGTTATGGAGACTTTTCTATAGATATTCAGCGGGAGATAGCCAAGGTACTGAAGACTTATGAGAAGATAGGCCTTAGTGTGAATGAAAGCAGCATAATGATCCCAAGAAAGTCGGTAACTGCTGTAATTAGTTTACAGTATGATAAGTGCAGCGTAAAAAGTCATAAATGTAATAACTGTGAAGATAAATATTGCTTATACAGAAAGGACGGTGCCGATGATGAGCAACAAGCTTAA
- a CDS encoding tetratricopeptide repeat protein: MKRILIVLIVAMCFLFSIVSVYADTTPKTTTEFISKIEQLFDEAKYEEALNYTDMALKLDSKSAVLYAIKGKTLAILGKADEAIQNYDLAIKLEPSNVDYYSEKGAILENNNLYQDAVACYDKIIQLAPGSEVYEKKGNALYRLGKFIEAEACYDTAIKLNDIPVRSYIHKGDVLAAIDRQNDALKVYDEAIKVNPSWEGFILGNKGDVYSDMGSYQEALKCYDRAILLDNDEYSYNKKGEVLVILGEYEEAILCYDKAIEIDSNYDIAFKNKGEALEYLGKYEEAIMSYDKAIMLDPYYDVTYYSKGNSLRLWGKYEEAIKCYDKAIAINPDYYNAYINKGIALYNLSKYEEAIKCYEEAIAINPNDPTAYNDRGWVLTYFSKYDEAILYFDKAIALNPNYDYAYNNKSLVFLKLGKYEDAIKCYESIIKVNPKYDPAYYNIAFTYAKMGKAKETLENLRKAIELNSEYKIRAKDGEDFNFIKNTKEFKALVTP; encoded by the coding sequence TTGAAAAGAATATTAATAGTCCTTATAGTTGCTATGTGTTTTCTATTTTCTATAGTGTCAGTATATGCTGATACTACACCTAAAACCACTACTGAATTTATATCAAAAATAGAGCAATTGTTTGATGAAGCTAAATATGAAGAGGCGTTAAACTATACAGATATGGCATTAAAGTTGGATAGTAAGTCAGCAGTGTTATATGCTATTAAAGGGAAAACTCTGGCGATACTTGGAAAAGCAGATGAGGCAATACAGAATTATGATCTCGCAATAAAGCTGGAACCTAGTAATGTAGATTATTATAGTGAAAAAGGTGCTATATTGGAAAACAATAACTTATATCAGGATGCAGTAGCTTGCTATGATAAAATTATTCAGTTAGCCCCTGGCAGTGAGGTTTATGAAAAGAAAGGAAATGCTCTATATAGACTCGGTAAATTTATAGAGGCTGAAGCATGTTATGATACCGCTATTAAGTTAAATGACATTCCGGTACGTAGCTATATACATAAAGGAGATGTTTTAGCCGCAATAGATAGACAAAATGATGCATTAAAGGTATATGATGAAGCAATTAAAGTAAATCCAAGCTGGGAAGGATTCATACTTGGTAATAAAGGTGATGTGTATTCTGATATGGGAAGTTATCAGGAGGCATTGAAGTGCTACGATAGAGCAATACTATTGGACAACGATGAATACAGCTATAATAAAAAAGGTGAAGTATTGGTAATTTTAGGAGAATACGAAGAAGCTATTTTATGTTATGACAAAGCAATTGAAATAGACTCCAATTATGATATCGCATTTAAAAATAAGGGTGAGGCATTGGAATATTTAGGGAAGTACGAAGAAGCTATTATGAGCTATGATAAAGCAATTATGTTAGATCCTTATTATGATGTTACATATTATAGTAAAGGTAATTCATTACGGCTATGGGGTAAATATGAAGAAGCAATTAAGTGTTATGATAAAGCAATTGCAATAAATCCTGATTATTATAATGCATATATTAATAAGGGTATAGCACTATATAATTTGAGCAAATATGAAGAAGCAATTAAGTGTTATGAAGAAGCAATTGCAATAAATCCTAACGATCCTACGGCATATAATGATAGAGGCTGGGTATTGACATATTTTAGTAAATATGATGAAGCTATTTTGTATTTTGATAAAGCAATTGCATTAAATCCTAATTATGATTATGCATATAATAATAAAAGTTTAGTATTTTTAAAATTAGGAAAATATGAAGATGCTATTAAATGTTATGAGAGCATAATAAAAGTTAACCCCAAATATGATCCGGCATACTATAACATAGCCTTTACATATGCCAAAATGGGTAAAGCAAAGGAAACTCTTGAGAATCTTAGGAAGGCCATTGAACTAAATTCGGAATATAAAATACGGGCAAAAGATGGTGAAGATTTTAATTTTATTAAGAACACTAAAGAGTTTAAAGCACTAGTTACTCCATAA
- the metA gene encoding homoserine O-succinyltransferase, whose translation MPINIADDLPAVETLNGENIFVMTETRACHQDIRPLKIAILNLMPTKISTETQLLRLLGNSPLQVDITLLHPKSHLSKNTSQEHLFRFYNTFEDIRNEKYDGLVITGAPVEKMPFEEVGYWEELCEIMDWSLHHVYSTLHICWGAQAGLHHHYGIPKYDLDKKMFGNFPHKINRKNVMLFRGFDDVFYAPHSRHTEIRREDIQAVADLELLAESEKAGVYIVAAKNGRQIFVTGHSEYDPLTLKNEYDRDVKAGLPIEVPYCYYPGDDPSKEPVVIWRGHANLLFSNWLNYYVYQETPYNLGEIG comes from the coding sequence ATGCCCATCAATATTGCAGATGATTTACCGGCAGTGGAAACGCTAAACGGTGAAAATATATTCGTAATGACCGAGACGCGGGCGTGCCATCAGGACATCCGACCGCTGAAAATAGCTATATTGAACCTGATGCCGACCAAAATTTCAACAGAAACCCAGCTTCTGAGATTGCTGGGAAATTCACCTCTCCAGGTGGATATCACACTGCTGCACCCCAAGTCGCACCTTTCAAAGAATACATCGCAGGAGCATCTTTTTAGGTTTTACAATACCTTTGAAGACATCAGGAATGAGAAATATGATGGGTTGGTTATAACCGGAGCGCCGGTGGAAAAGATGCCCTTTGAAGAAGTGGGTTATTGGGAGGAGCTATGCGAAATAATGGATTGGAGCTTGCACCACGTTTACTCGACTCTCCATATCTGTTGGGGGGCTCAGGCAGGCTTGCACCACCATTACGGCATTCCAAAATATGATTTGGATAAAAAGATGTTCGGGAATTTCCCACATAAAATAAATCGCAAAAACGTCATGCTTTTCAGAGGCTTTGATGATGTGTTCTATGCGCCGCATTCCCGACATACAGAAATCCGGCGGGAGGATATCCAAGCGGTAGCAGATTTGGAGCTGCTGGCTGAATCGGAAAAAGCCGGAGTATACATTGTCGCTGCAAAAAACGGAAGACAGATCTTCGTGACGGGACATTCGGAATATGATCCTCTGACCTTGAAAAACGAGTATGACAGAGATGTCAAAGCAGGATTGCCTATAGAGGTCCCCTACTGCTATTATCCCGGGGATGATCCTTCTAAAGAGCCTGTCGTGATCTGGAGGGGGCATGCCAATTTGCTCTTTTCAAATTGGTTGAACTATTATGTTTATCAGGAAACGCCTTATAACCTGGGAGAAATCGGCTAA